From the genome of Phaeodactylum tricornutum CCAP 1055/1 chromosome 13, whole genome shotgun sequence, one region includes:
- a CDS encoding predicted protein: MSPLELPPSVDNVDFASLPWNLNLPSQHVYLHLTTTTDWSEEEKFLQELESSVFSYQDRPLPLTPATTSLNYGTTLWEGLKAYRVDDLKAVVFRPDQNYARMWAGAHEMCLPMPSKRLFLRAVQLAVQKNAHLLPPVGDGMKLYVRPMLLGSGQQLGLYPSPQVSFLVYVSPTGNHFASATAGLNLHLETRRARASRGGMGSTKCAGNYAVALKPLMDAKKHGFHDNVFLELETLPEKDGHGIEQAVLQELSAANVFVVLRTGEIVTPSLDRGTILPGVTRRSVSTENPDVRVTVSTRDITVGELAHATEFFATGTAAEVVPVARV, translated from the exons ATGTCTCCCTTAGAATTGCCCCCATCCGTCGACAACGTTGACTTTGCGTCGTTGCCGTGGAATTTGAATCTTCCGTCGCAGCACGTGTATCTCCACTTGACGACTACCACGGATTGGTCGGAGGAGGAAAAGTTCCtgcaagaattggaaagcagTGTCTTTTCGTACCAGGACCGTCCGCTCCCGCTGACTCCCGCCACAACGTCGCTCAACTACGGCACCACCTTGTGGGAAGGATTGAAAGCGTACCGCGTCGACGACCTCAAGGCCGTCGTGTTCCGTCCCGACCAGAACTATGCGCGTATGTGGGCAGGGGCACACGAAATGTGTCTACCCATGCCGAGTAAGCGTTTGTTTCTCCGAGCGGTGCAGCTCGCTGTCCAGAAGAACGCGCACTTGCTGCCTCCCGTCGGTGACGGCATGAAGCTTTACGTCCGCCCCATGCTCCTGGGATCCGGACAACAGCTCGGACTCTACCCGAGTCCGCAAGTGTCCTTCCTCGTTTACGTCTCGCCGACGGGAAACCACTTTGCCTCGGCCACGGCCGGACTCAACCTGCATCTGGAAACGCGTCGGGCACGGGCCTCTCGTGGCGGCATGGGATCCACCAAGTGTGCCGGCAACTACGCCGTCGCGCTCAAACCGTTGATGGACGCCAAAAAACACGGTTTTCACGATAACGTCTTTCTCGAATTGGAAACCTTGCCGGAAAAAGATGGGCACGGGATTGAGCAGGCGGTCTTGCAAGAGTTGTCCGCAGCCAACGTCTTTGTCGTGCTCCGGACGGGGGAGATCGTCACCCCTAGTTTAGATCGGGGCACCATTCTACCCGGTGTCACACGACGGTCCGTG TCTACGGAAAATCCGGATGTCCGGGTCACGGTATCGACCCGCGATATTACCGTGGGCGAACTCGCGCACGCTACGGAATTCTTTGCGACGGGCACGGCGGCCGAAGTCGTTCCCGTCGCGCGAGTG
- a CDS encoding predicted protein → MQLSKRRTFLELRLGTDQLLDVVLHIRARDWSWFHEEAPSVEQKTKFEELLDLLQSNIVPRVFQDEIELLHETDSVTKEGSTPMPRHLGPGGIPIVTGENNDIPATARGKKASKRPRQTKKQKELEQRQALEVEREQRDATKDVRYAFGTTMRLAYRLVVIPPGRTATLVFAPHASQSNTSMPALQALTKLSKRLHIWCSPYRHHHTHSHSSSGNHEDALATAVRDEGSGFYRPEMIPVSNLFRMPAEEET, encoded by the coding sequence ATGCAATTGTCGAAACGACGAACCTTTCTCGAGTTGCGTCTCGGTACGGACCAGTTGCTCGACGTCGTGTTGCACATTCGCGCCAGAGACTGGTCGTGGTTTCACGAGGAAGCACCATCGGTAGAACAAAAAACCAAATTCGAAGAACTGTTGGACCTACTCCAATCCAACATCGTTCCCCGTGTCTTTCAGGACGAAATTGAACTCCTCCACGAGACCGACAGTGTAACGAAGGAAGGGTCCACCCCGATGCCCCGCCATCTCGGTCCCGGAGGGATTCCGATCGTGACGGGGGAGAACAACGACATTCCCGCCACCGCTCGCGGTAAGAAAGCTTCCAAGCGTCCGCGTCaaaccaaaaagcaaaaggagcTCGAGCAGAGACAAGCATTGGAGGTGGAAAGGGAACAACGAGACGCCACCAAAGACGTGCGGTACGCGTTCGGGACCACCATGCGCCTCGCCTACCGTTTGGTCGTCATTCCGCCGGGTCGTACCGCGACTCTGGTCTTTGCACCGCATGCTTCCCAATCCAACACTTCCATGCCGGCATTGCAGGCGTTGACCAAACTTTCTAAGCGTTTGCATATTTGGTGCTCGCCATACCGACACCACCACACACACTCACATTCCAGCAGTGGAAACCACGAAGACGCGTTGGCTACGGCTGTACGGGACGAAGGCAGCGGCTTCTATCGCCCAGAGATGATTCCCGTCTCCAATCTATTTCGCATGCCGGCTGAGGAGGAAACTTGA
- a CDS encoding predicted protein, whose amino-acid sequence MLASTGQMTSSTVFSHLLDKVFSIPQGHPIRLSFAQQGYDTVEDLLGICENELGTFGYVPPTSLDTNDNPQWTPLLMAHRQILRHFLRWQASLERKKGSSLDDSELVELTSSDFAFYKRSALGQVSSVLTTTTSSSSAPGIPNKPWSVLNGQKKPVYCKEDATTLSVNNTNAITYCSSVHSALRSGATNLDLMPQDGESIPKPISFVKPLGTETNNSCAFKGLPGFTPDNLIGKTFLTDSQDDGELFRERQTFPTDTQDDGEQLDL is encoded by the exons ATGTTAGCAAGCACTGGACAAATGACCAGCAGCACAGTCTTCTCGCATCTTTTGGATAAAGTTTTCTCAATTCCCCAAGGGCATCCGATTCGGCTTAGCTTTGCTCAGCAAGGGTATGATACCGTGGAAGACCTTCTCGGTATTTGTGAGAATGAACTTGGTACCTTTGGGTATGTTcctccaacaagcttggaCACCAATGACAACCCCCAGTGGACCCCATTGCTCATGGCACACCGACAgatccttcgccattttctaCGTTGGCAGGCCTCACTTGAACGGAAAAAGGGAAGTTCTTTAGACGATTCTGAGCTCGTTGAGTTGACCAGTAGTGACTTTGCCTTCTATAAACGGTCGGCACTTGGCCAAGTTTCAAGCGTATTGACCACTacaacatcttcttcgagcgCCCCGGGCATACCTAACAAACCTTGGTCGGTTTTGAACGGACAGAAGAAACCTGTTTATTGTAAAGAAGATGCAACTACCCTGTctgtcaacaacaccaaTGCAATCACGTACTGTTCGAGTGTACATTCTGCATTGAGATCCGGAGCAACCAACCTTGACCTTAtgccacaggatggggagagtattCCTAAACCCATCAGCTTTGTCAAGCCCCTTGGAACTGAAACCAACAATTCCTGTGCCTTTAAGGGTTTACCTGGTTTCACTCCTGACAACCTCATTGGAAAAACTTTTCTAACCGACagtcaggatgatggggagctATTTCGTGAACGGCAAACTTTCCCAACTGAtactcaggatgatggggagcaacT GGACTTGTAA
- the GPT1 gene encoding glycerol-3-phosphate o-acyltransferase (Catalyzes the first step of phospholipid synthesis. Converts acyl-CoA and glycerol-3-phosphate to 1-acyl-glycerol-3-phosphate (lysophosphatidic acid). Probably ER-membrane bound.; G-3-P acyltransferase; Dihydroxyacetone phosphate acyltransferase) produces the protein MAMRAVNQLAVFFVLLLLTIDDYLMAEASWRRRIVGDIAWAMDVVPVKRAQDSAKRGNGMVSLATLDRDTRTILVIGRNTFFVADLSPGDKIRIEGSAVGLKVLNIEGDHKMTVDGIDFPEGVPLPDENVGYDILGRVDTKVVFEKVLDKLTAGGAVGIFPEGGSHDRTELLPLKAGVALIAYSAFEKIGQSVPIVPVGLNYFRAHRWRGRAVIEYGQPISLNPKTMPDYEAGGLRRRNVCNQLLENIETSMKSVIVSTPDFETLELIHTARRLYQRKTGPMNISEKQDLSRRFAEGYKRLLLMTNGKPPTEWLDLQSRVVEYRNELKHLGLKDYQVNALVGEHLDATMNVKEVDGDVVLSFLQLPYHIVHLLLLVALAAVPVMLLNLPVGVLAGLYAEQRRKRALAKSKVKIHGYDVMLTEKVMFCIVMVPLMWMFYGFLLFFLTELDRPTIALGILSMPLFSYTGIVAAEAGMVDLMDLRPFFMRLFPSARRRLAALPEKRRILQKDLRAFIRSIGPGLGEIYFKPDINWKEIIEASKSSDGMDPNKPK, from the exons ATGGCGATGCGAGCCGTCAATCAGCTGGCAGTCTTTTTCgtcttgcttttgttgacaatCGATGA CTACCTTATGGCGGAGGCCTCATGGAGGCGCCGTATTGTTGGTGATATCGCGTGGGCAATGGATGTTGTGCCGGTCAAACGTGCGCAGGACTCCGCTAAGCGAGGAAATGGGATGGTTTCACTTGCTACTTTGGATAGAGACACAAGGACGATTTTGGTCATTGGGAGAAACACATTTTTTGTGGCCGACTTATCCCCGGGAGACAAGATTCGAATCGAAGGTAGTGCGGTTGGGCTAAAAGTCTTGAATATTGAAGGCGACCATAAAATGACTGTGGATGGTATTGATTTCCCTGAAGGTGTCCCACTTCCTGACGAGAATGTTGGCTATGACATTTTAGGACGTGTCGATACCAAGGTAGTCTTCGAAAAGGTGTTGGATAAGCTTACAGCAGGAGGGGCTGTCGGAATCTTTCCGGAAGGAGGTAGCCATGACAGAACGGAGCTTTTACCTTTGAAAGCAGGTGTTGCCCTCATTGCTTATTCTGCTTTTGAGAAGATTGGACAGAGTGTCCCCATTGTTCCTGTTGGCTTGAACTATTTTAGGGCCCATCGCTGGCGCGGACGGGCGGTGATTGAATATGGCCAACCAATCTCTCTCAACCCGAAGACAATGCCGGATTATGAAGCCGGAGGACTACGAAGACGCAACGTGTGCAACCAACTGCTTGAAAATATTGAGACCTCAATGAAATCTGTAATCGTTTCGACACCAGACTTTGAGACTTTAGAACTCATCCATACCGCAAGACGTCTATATCAAAGGAAGACAGGCCCAATGAATATCTCGGAGAAGCAAGATCTGAGTCGCCGGTTTGCAGAAGGTTACAAGAGACTTCTTCTCATGACAAACGGCAAGCCACCGACAGAATGGTTAGATCTTCAAAGCCGTGTCGTCGAGTATAGAAACGAGCTAAAGCATTTGGGATTGAAAGACTACCAAGTGAATGCCTTGGTCGGTGAACATCTCGATGCGACAATGAACGTCAAGGAAGTCGACGGTGATGTCGTACTTTCTTTCTTGCAGCTTCCGTATCATATAGTTCACCTCCTGCTTCTCGTCGCTCTAGCAGCCGTCCCAGTTATGCTTTTGAATCTCCCAGTCGGTGTACTAGCTGGTTTGTATGCCGAACAGCGCCGAAAGCGTGCCCTTGCCAAGTCAAAAGTCAAAATTCATGGATACGATGTGATGCTAACCGAGAAGGTCATGTTTTGTATTGTCATGGTGCCCTTGATGTGGATGTTTTACGGGTTTCTTCTCTTTTTTCTAACTGAATTGGATCGGCCGACAATTGCTTTGGGGATTCTTTCGATGCCTCTGTTTTCATACACAGGAATCGTTGCTGCAGAGGCTG GGATGGTGGACTTGATGGATTTGCGCCCATTCTTCATGCGCCTGTTCCCGTCTGCTCGTAGACGTCTTGCGGCATTGCCTGAAAAGCGCCGAATTCTACAGAAAGATTTACGAG CCTTTATCCGCTCGATTGGACCTGGTCTAGGGGAAATCTACTTTAAACCTG ACATAAATTGGAAGGAAATTATCGAAGCATCAAAAAGTTCTGATGGAATGGATCCAAACAAACCCAAGTGA
- a CDS encoding predicted protein, with the protein MYHPHWPPSSYYPPPPPPTAPVTAPPDSVIIAKVCFQIDDEEKDKNFVPLIRVAVQANRNGRIVTVSEVLRQTVESEGSWIARLAQCAKTSPSTSASSSTGAGAVWIDYGCGYATLVLFKRSDEIPPTIANLPVDRSSIPRVGVDAVVAPLDTDETARIQNYGKVLSSDPLWEHLAAAAVEPNPQPQAVFVHVDRRANSGNSRAPSLLETSGSANNHPTDRQHVLLLSFREDHTYEMTRSEEMETKLLEGRSLPLEDSNRSPSLKAKVARSKSITQDLMGSSATVSKAKAPAPSKKTVATKKPKLATLSTPPSTTGADSKLKNVKPSRATKASDPKSLLKDNIIKRKPFSATADSKRVRPRISVDLSSSKSSGPEAKPATGNKAGRRILPFNPKEYILLAKAYDEILTADDLKIDASKYTKKDMREASKIMRHAQDEMSARGESNSHDSTSPSESDYKINSNSGKSKNTGATYPTYFNAKECLLLAKAFEDTLTDKDLRMDASKVTKKDVEKARKMLLEMNQGLRQHGSAAGEPTKDRYVTTPAIPMAAPKLQVTDGGSYNSRKENSTNKKSLLRQPAIPGRHGAGSFTKSTSSDGHESPYPMKVEESVEGTENDDNSLARGTKSPAKKEKKKRARSESATAAAAVSKDNLSAEHILAKELPADFGTPNKKKHRLKQGT; encoded by the coding sequence ATGTACCACCCCCATTGGCCACCGTCGTCGTACtatccaccaccaccgccgccgacgGCTCCTGTTACCGCTCCACCCGATTCCGTTATCATCGCCAAGGTTTGTTTTCAAAtcgatgatgaagaaaaggacaagaacTTTGTCCCCTTGATTCGCGTTGCCGTCCAAGCCAATCGCAATGGGCGAATCGTTACGGTTAGTGAAGTTTTGCGTCAAACGGTTGAATCGGAAGGCTCTTGGATAGCAAGACTCGCCCAGTGCGCAAAAACGTCACCATCTACCAGCGCGAGTAGTAGTACCGGAGCTGGTGCCGTTTGGATTGACTACGGGTGCGGATACGCTACGCTCGTCTTATTCAAAAGAAGTGATGAAATACCCCCTACTATTGCTAATCTGCCGGTGGATCGCTCATCTATTCCACGCGTTGGTGTGGACGCCGTCGTGGCTCCGTTGGATACGGACGAAACCGCCCGTATACAGAACTATGGAAAAGTGTTGTCCAGCGACCCCTTGTGGGAACACTTGGCCGCGGCTGCTGTGGAACCCAATCCGCAACCACAAGCTGTCTTTGTACACGTTGACCGGCGCGCCAACAGCGGTAACAGTCGTGCGCCCTCTCTATTGGAAACAAGTGGCTCAGCGAATAACCATCCTACTGACCGTCAACATGTCCTTCTTTTGTCGTTTCGGGAGGATCACACTTACGAGATGACCCGGTCGGAGGAAATGGAGACGAAATTGCTAGAAGGTCGGTCGTTGCCACTCGAAGATAGCAATCGCTCCCCATCGTTGAAAGCCAAGGTcgcaagaagcaaaagcatcACTCAGGACCTTATGGGGTCGTCTGCAACTGTGTCGAAAGCCAAGGCTCCAGCACCTTCCAAGAAAACCGTAGCCACCAAGAAGCCAAAGTTAGCAACCCTTTCCACACCACCTTCTACCACTGGCGCCGACTCAAAACTGAAAAATGTAAAACCTTCTAGAGCCACGAAAGCCTCTGATCCCAAATCATTGCTAAAAGACAATATCATAAAGAGGAAACCCTTTTCTGCCACCGCGGATTCCAAGCGAGTCCGCCCCCGGATTTCTGTTGACCTCTCTTCGAGCAAAAGCAGCGGTCCCGAAGCAAAACCTGCTACCGGTAACAAAGCGGGACGGCGGATCTTGCCCTTCAATCCAAAGGAATACATTTTGCTGGCCAAAGCATACGATGAAATTTTGACGGCCGATGATCTGAAAATCGATGCTTCCAAGTACACGAAAAAAGACATGCGAGAGGCTTCCAAGATTATGAGGCACGCCCAAGACGAAATGTCCGCCCGAGGGGAATCCAACTCCCATGATTCTACATCTCCTTCCGAGTCCGACTACAAAATCAATTCGAACAGCGGCAAAAGCAAGAACACAGGGGCGACTTACCCTACCTACTTCAATGCCAAAGAATGCTTGCTCCTCGCGAAAGCTTTTGAAGACACGCTCACGGACAAGGATTTGCGAATGGATGCTTCGAAGGTCACCAAAAAAGACGTGGAAAAGGCTAGGAAAATGCTTCTAGAAATGAACCAAGGTCTCCGCCAGCACGGATCAGCGGCCGGAGAACCCACGAAGGACCGGTATGTTACGACACCGGCGATCCCCATGGCCGCGCCCAAACTTCAGGTTACTGACGGTGGGTCCTACAACTCCCGAAAGGAAAACAGCACTAACAAAAAATCCTTATTGCGACAGCCGGCAATTCCGGGGAGGCATGGGGCTGGTAGCTTCACAAAGAGCACGTCCAGTGACGGACATGAATCACCTTATCCAATGAAAGTCGAAGAGAGCGTTGAGGGTACCGAGAATGACGACAACAGTCTAGCCAGAGGAACGAAATCTCCCGcaaaaaaggagaaaaagaaacgagCCCGCTCGGAATCCGCGACAGCGGCGGCAGCCGTTTCGAAAGACAACTTATCTGCTGAACATATACTGGCGAAAGAGCTACCAGCTGACTTTGGCACACCAAATAAGAAGAAACACCGTTTGAAGCAAGGCACCTGA
- a CDS encoding predicted protein: MKYWRDDRRTTPNKRKLRYSYYPEQRIAATHSAHDLSINNVAMTRTLRRGNQLFSVAAVVWAYAYVNWNSNPYKLLRTAEALAPPISYRRTVSPLGYTYRTDASRRIQFFPLTATRSTGSAVDTVKNGDQDSSISVPTGKRFVARQLASLPQRAVRIYSEYVSRLWRETNPEARQIISQDKAATAIRRVQHLIRGEQLAGVVSWEEKNGLALACDHVLEAIEQAHRETARNISAPVTNGMDMSIESKPTSKTAPPPTLQKKSRSVLFGAIMGAVVACWVFSGNYIFTGLFTLMTLLGQLEYYRMVMGTGVNPARRISVLGSCSMFLTALFTPSLHEICLPIFGLYAMIWFLTMKRTVTTIPEIATTFTGMFYLGYVPSFWVRIRILGTQEPTRLASVAEPFLRFLADKSQAKLVPSFIPQAVVLPITTGSIFIFWTWLCLAFSDVGAYFVGRRYGNTKLGAVAPAAGATSPNKTVEGVLGGCAVSGLLGVFGAWAQKWPYWGVTGAVHGILLGLIGLIGDLTASMIKRDAGVKDFGDLIPDHGGILDRVDSFIWSAPYSWLVINSVIPFLKSVA; the protein is encoded by the exons ATGAAATATTGGAGGGACGATCGACGAACGACACCCAACAAACGCAAAttacg ATACTCTTATTATCCGGAGCAAAGAATAGCAGCGACGCACTCCGCACACGACCTTTCCATCAACAACGTGGCGATGACTCGTACCCTCCGGAGAGGAAATCAGCTTTTCTCCGTAGCCGCGGTGGTCTGGGCCTACGCGTACGTCAACTGGAATAGTAATCCCTACAAGTTGTTGAGGACGGCCGAGGCGTTGGCGCCTCCCATCAGCTACAGACGGACAGTGTCACCGCTGGGCTACACGTATCGGACGGATGCGTCTCGACGAATACAGTTCTTTCCGTTGACTGCGACTAGAAGCACCGGTTCCGCCGTCGACACCGTCAAAAATGGCGACCAAGACTCTTCGATTAGCGTACCGACCGGCAAACGTTTCGTGGCGCGTCAACTAGCCTCGCTCCCCCAACGCGCCGTGCGCATCTATTCCGAATACGTCAGTCGACTATGGAGAGAAACCAATCCCGAAGCTCGTCAAATTATATCCCAAGACAAGGCCGCTACCGCTATTCGTCGGGTGCAGCATCTGATCCGAGGCGAGCAGCTGGCGGGGGTCGTCTCGTGggaagaaaagaacggaTTGGCACTTGCGTGTGACCACGTTTTGGAAGCCATTGAGCAGGCCCATCGAGAGACGGCGCGCAACATTTCCGCCCCCGTCACGAATGGAATGGACATGTCCATCGAGTCAAAGCCCACAAGCAAAACAGCACCACCTCCTACGTTGCAGAAAAAAAGCCGCTCGGTTTTGTTCGGTGCCATCATGGGTGCCGTAGTAGCGTGCTGGGTCTTTTCGGGAAACTACATTTTCACCGGCTTATTCACGCTCATGACCTTGCTTGGTCAATTGGAGTATTACCGCATGGTCATGGGGACCGGAGTCAATCCGGCACGGCGCATATCGGTCTTGGGGTCCTGCTCCATGTTTTTGACGGCCCTATTTACACCGAGTCTCCACGAAATTTGTTTGCCCATATTCGGTCTCTACGCCATGATTTGGTTCTTGACCATGAAACGGACCGTCACTACAATTCCGGAAATTGCCACGACTTTTACCGGTATGTTTTATTTGGGTTACGTTCCTTCTTTCTGGGTCCGTATACGGATACTAGGTACCCAAGAACCAACGCGATTGGCTTCGGTCGCCGAGCCCTTCTTGCGCTTTCTCGCGGACAAGTCGCAGGCTAAACTCGTGCCCAGCTTTATCCCACAAGCTGTGGTGCTTCCCATCACCACCGGGTCTATCTTTATCTTTTGGACTTGGCTGTGCCTCGCCTTTAGTGACGTCGGAGCTTATTTTGTCGGGCGACGGTATGGGAATACCAAACTGGGTGCAGTCGCGCCCGCCGCGGGAGCAACCAGCCCCAACAAGACTGTCGAAGGGGTACTGGGAGGGTGTGCTGTCAGTGGTCTATTGGGTGTATTCG GAGCTTGGGCACAAAAGTGGCCGTATTGGGGCGTCACCGGGGCCGTACACGGAATATTATTGGGTCTCATTGGTCTCATTGGAGATCTGACGGCTTCGATGATCAAACGCGATGCCGGCGTCAAAGATTTCGGCGACTTGATTCCGGATCACGGTGGCATTCTGGACCGCGTGGATAGTTTCATTTGGTCGGCACCCTACTCGTGGCTCGTCATCAACTCTGTCATACCGTTTTTGAAAAGCGTCGCTTGA